A genomic window from Streptomyces sp. HUAS YS2 includes:
- a CDS encoding PadR family transcriptional regulator — translation MAADRRPSWLKGVLDLLVLSCLTSGESYGYEIAKALAAAGLGEIKGGTLYPVLNRLEEAGLVEAEFRAAERGPGRRYYRLTEQGRDHLASESGAWLDFHTAVRDMLHPGGTTS, via the coding sequence ATGGCCGCAGACCGCAGACCAAGCTGGCTCAAGGGCGTCCTCGACCTCCTCGTCCTCTCCTGCCTGACCAGCGGGGAGAGTTACGGGTACGAGATCGCCAAGGCACTCGCCGCGGCGGGCCTCGGGGAGATCAAGGGCGGGACGCTGTACCCCGTCCTGAACCGGCTGGAGGAAGCCGGCCTGGTGGAGGCCGAGTTCCGGGCCGCCGAACGCGGCCCGGGCCGCCGCTACTACCGGCTCACCGAGCAGGGCCGCGACCACCTCGCCTCCGAGAGCGGGGCCTGGCTGGACTTCCACACGGCCGTCAGAGACATGCTGCATCCAGGGGGAACGACATCATGA
- a CDS encoding cytosine permease gives MAIEQRGVDTIPDEERTSGPRDLVSLLLGSNLCLGVIVFGWLPPSFGLGLWPSVTAVVAGTVVGIAVTAPLALVSLRTATNLSTSSGAQFGVRGRLVGSIVGLLLALGYTALTLWIGGDVMVGTLSRLVGLPDSGLTRGLMYGILAACTVVGAVFGYRLLLRMSKVLSVGMTLLLALGFLAYAGDFTTAAPPDTPYLLGSFWPTWVLAAVAAGLSGPVAFITLLGDYTRYISPRRHSSRKVFWATCLGLLLGLLVPQLFGTYTALAARAGLDYAGPLVEASPVWYLAPLLLAASAGSVGNAGLMLYSMGLDLDAILPKATRAKATLVVAVVATVFVFLGAYTWDVQSAMTSFVLLLTAIGTPWAVITLIGYRRCRGVYDADALQVFNRRSVGGAYWYTNGWNIPATVAWAIGAGVGLLAVSTSVYEGPLLALTGGVDCSFVLSGLVGGLAYLLLTARSSGKVPAAVAEPVAEPAESAA, from the coding sequence ATGGCGATAGAACAGCGCGGAGTCGACACCATCCCCGACGAGGAACGCACCAGCGGACCGCGTGACCTCGTCTCGCTCCTGCTGGGGTCCAACCTCTGCCTGGGCGTGATCGTCTTCGGCTGGCTGCCGCCCTCGTTCGGTCTGGGCCTGTGGCCCTCCGTCACGGCGGTGGTCGCCGGCACCGTCGTCGGCATCGCGGTCACCGCACCGCTCGCGCTGGTGTCGCTGCGCACCGCGACCAACCTCTCCACGTCGAGCGGCGCCCAGTTCGGCGTACGCGGCCGGCTCGTCGGCTCGATCGTCGGGCTGCTGCTCGCCCTCGGCTACACCGCGCTGACCCTGTGGATCGGCGGCGACGTGATGGTGGGCACCCTGTCCCGCCTGGTGGGCCTGCCCGACAGCGGGCTCACCCGCGGCCTGATGTACGGCATCCTCGCCGCCTGCACGGTGGTCGGCGCCGTCTTCGGGTACCGGCTGCTGCTGCGCATGAGCAAGGTGCTGTCCGTCGGCATGACCCTGCTGCTGGCGCTCGGCTTCCTGGCCTACGCCGGCGACTTCACCACCGCCGCTCCCCCGGACACCCCGTACCTGCTCGGCTCGTTCTGGCCGACCTGGGTGCTGGCAGCCGTCGCCGCCGGACTGAGCGGCCCGGTCGCCTTCATCACCCTGCTCGGCGACTACACCCGCTACATCTCGCCGCGCCGCCACAGCTCCCGCAAGGTCTTCTGGGCCACCTGTCTGGGCCTGCTGCTCGGCCTGCTGGTGCCGCAGCTGTTCGGCACGTACACCGCGCTCGCCGCCCGCGCCGGGCTCGACTACGCGGGCCCGCTCGTCGAGGCCTCGCCGGTCTGGTACCTGGCGCCGCTGCTGCTGGCCGCCTCGGCGGGCTCCGTCGGCAACGCCGGCCTGATGCTGTACTCGATGGGCCTCGACCTGGACGCGATCCTGCCGAAGGCCACCCGCGCGAAGGCCACCCTGGTCGTCGCCGTCGTCGCCACGGTGTTCGTCTTCCTCGGCGCGTACACCTGGGACGTGCAGTCCGCGATGACGTCCTTCGTCCTGCTGCTCACCGCGATCGGCACGCCCTGGGCCGTCATCACCCTCATCGGCTACCGGCGCTGCCGCGGCGTGTACGACGCGGACGCCCTCCAGGTCTTCAACCGCCGCTCGGTGGGCGGCGCGTACTGGTACACCAACGGCTGGAACATCCCCGCCACCGTGGCCTGGGCGATCGGCGCGGGCGTCGGCCTGCTGGCGGTCTCCACCTCGGTCTACGAGGGCCCGCTGCTCGCCCTGACCGGCGGCGTGGACTGCAGCTTCGTCCTCTCCGGCCTGGTCGGCGGCCTCGCCTACCTGCTGCTGACGGCGCGCTCGTCCGGCAAGGTCCCGGCCGCCGTCGCCGAGCCGGTCGCCGAGCCTGCGGAGTCGGCCGCCTGA
- a CDS encoding 3-isopropylmalate dehydrogenase: MSHSINLAVIPGDGIGQEVVSQGLKVLSAVLPQDVKLETKEFDFGAKRYHATGETLTDADLDALKQHDAILLGAIGDPSVPSGVLERGFLLKLRFAFDHHVNLRPSRLLPGVATPLAGQPVIDFVVVREGTEGPYTGNGGTIRKGTEHEVATEVSVNTAFGVERVVRDAFARAQARPRKKLTLVHKNNVLTFAGHLWTNIFDKVAQEYPEVTTDYLHVDAATIFLVTDPARFDVIVTDNLFGDIITDLAAAVSGGIGVAASGNINPSGDFPSMFEPVHGSAPDIAGQGKADPTATVLSVALLLRHLGHESEAVRIEEAVAADLAERGTTPRTTEEIGDALAVRVAS, from the coding sequence ATGTCTCACAGCATCAATCTCGCAGTCATTCCCGGGGACGGCATCGGCCAGGAGGTCGTGAGCCAGGGCCTCAAGGTGCTCTCGGCCGTCCTCCCGCAGGATGTGAAGCTGGAGACCAAGGAGTTCGACTTCGGCGCCAAGCGCTACCACGCCACCGGTGAGACCCTCACCGACGCCGACCTCGACGCCCTGAAGCAGCACGACGCCATCCTGCTCGGCGCCATCGGCGACCCCTCGGTCCCGTCCGGCGTGCTGGAGCGCGGCTTCCTGCTCAAGCTCCGCTTCGCCTTCGACCACCACGTCAACCTGCGGCCGTCCCGGCTGCTCCCGGGTGTCGCCACCCCGCTCGCGGGCCAGCCCGTGATCGACTTCGTGGTCGTCCGCGAAGGCACCGAGGGCCCGTACACCGGCAACGGCGGCACGATCCGCAAGGGCACCGAGCACGAGGTCGCCACCGAGGTCTCCGTCAACACGGCCTTCGGTGTCGAGCGCGTGGTCCGGGACGCCTTCGCCCGTGCCCAGGCCCGCCCGCGCAAGAAGCTCACGCTCGTGCACAAGAACAACGTGCTGACCTTCGCCGGCCACCTCTGGACGAACATCTTCGACAAGGTGGCCCAGGAGTACCCCGAGGTCACCACCGACTACCTGCACGTGGACGCGGCGACGATCTTCCTCGTCACCGACCCGGCGCGGTTCGACGTGATCGTCACCGACAACCTCTTCGGCGACATCATCACCGACCTCGCCGCGGCCGTCTCCGGCGGCATCGGCGTCGCCGCCTCCGGCAACATCAACCCGAGCGGCGACTTCCCGTCCATGTTCGAGCCGGTCCACGGCTCCGCGCCCGACATCGCGGGCCAGGGCAAGGCCGACCCCACGGCCACCGTCCTGTCCGTCGCGCTGCTCCTGCGCCACCTCGGCCACGAGTCCGAGGCCGTCCGGATCGAGGAGGCCGTCGCGGCCGACCTCGCCGAGCGCGGCACCACCCCCCGTACGACGGAAGAGATCGGCGACGCGCTCGCGGTACGCGTAGCGAGCTGA
- a CDS encoding branched-chain amino acid aminotransferase has translation MTTPTIELKPSSNPLSAAEREAILANPGFGRHFTDHMVTIRWTEGRGWHDGQLVPYGPLSLDPATNVLHYAQEIFEGLKAYRRPDGSVASFRPDANARRFQSSARRLGMPELPVETFVEACDVLVRQDEAWVPAHGGEESLYLRPFMIATEVGLGVRPANEYLFVVIASPAGPYFPGGVKPVSIWASEDRVRAVPGGVGDAKTGGNYAASLLAQAEAAAKGCDQVCYLDAVEHKWVEELGGMNLYFVYGAASNEKPKIVTPTLTGSLLAGITRDSLLKVAGDLGYESEEARVSIDQWQADTENGTLTEVFACGTAAVITPVGTVKSARGEWQHSGGEPGEVTMKLREALLAIQTGKAEDVHGWMHQLG, from the coding sequence ATGACGACGCCCACGATCGAGCTCAAGCCCTCCTCCAACCCGCTGTCCGCCGCGGAGCGCGAGGCGATCCTGGCCAACCCCGGATTCGGCCGCCACTTCACCGACCACATGGTGACCATCCGGTGGACCGAGGGCCGCGGCTGGCACGACGGCCAGCTCGTGCCGTACGGTCCGCTCTCGCTCGACCCGGCCACGAACGTCCTGCACTACGCGCAGGAGATCTTCGAGGGCCTGAAGGCGTACCGCCGGCCCGACGGTTCCGTCGCCAGCTTCCGTCCGGACGCCAACGCCCGCCGCTTCCAGTCCTCCGCGCGCCGGCTCGGCATGCCCGAGCTGCCGGTGGAGACCTTCGTCGAGGCCTGTGACGTCCTCGTCCGGCAGGACGAGGCGTGGGTGCCGGCGCACGGCGGCGAGGAGTCGCTGTACCTGCGTCCGTTCATGATCGCCACCGAGGTCGGCCTGGGCGTCCGCCCGGCCAACGAGTACCTCTTCGTCGTCATCGCCTCGCCGGCCGGCCCGTACTTCCCGGGCGGCGTGAAGCCGGTCTCCATCTGGGCCTCCGAGGACCGCGTCCGCGCCGTCCCCGGCGGCGTGGGCGACGCCAAGACCGGCGGCAACTACGCGGCCTCCCTGCTGGCGCAGGCCGAGGCGGCGGCCAAGGGCTGCGACCAGGTCTGCTACCTCGACGCGGTCGAGCACAAGTGGGTCGAGGAACTCGGCGGCATGAACCTGTACTTCGTGTACGGGGCCGCGTCCAACGAGAAGCCGAAGATCGTCACCCCCACCCTCACCGGTTCACTGCTCGCCGGCATCACCCGCGACTCGCTGCTCAAGGTCGCCGGTGACCTCGGCTACGAGTCCGAGGAGGCCCGCGTCTCCATCGACCAGTGGCAGGCCGACACCGAGAACGGCACCCTCACCGAGGTCTTCGCCTGCGGCACCGCCGCGGTCATCACCCCGGTCGGCACGGTCAAGTCCGCCCGGGGCGAGTGGCAGCACTCGGGCGGCGAGCCCGGCGAGGTCACCATGAAGCTGCGCGAGGCGCTGCTCGCGATCCAGACCGGCAAGGCCGAGGACGTCCACGGCTGGATGCACCAGCTGGGCTGA